The following coding sequences lie in one Oncorhynchus gorbuscha isolate QuinsamMale2020 ecotype Even-year linkage group LG10, OgorEven_v1.0, whole genome shotgun sequence genomic window:
- the LOC124045247 gene encoding protein phosphatase 1 regulatory subunit 14B-like, translating to MAGMASEPVTQSRVMFQSADKKEEHTHRKLGKLTVKYNRKDLQRRLDIEEWIDNQLHLLFDYEEEEITELEIDIDELLELSDTEQRSRLQELLQECEKPKEDFINGLLYRMKGLRKMSGPLKK from the exons ATGGCAGGCATGGCGTCGGAGCCAGTCACCCAGTCCAGGGTGATGTTCCAGTCCGCAGATAAAAAAGAGGAGCATACGCATCGCAAACTGGGCAAGCTGACCGTCAAATACAACCGCAAGGACCTGCAGAGGAGGCTGGATATTGAGGAGTGGATCGACAATCAGCTGCACCTGCTCTTCGACTATGAG gagGAGGAGATCACAGAGTTAGAGATTGACATAGATGAGCTGCTGGAGCTATCTGACACGGAGCAGAGATCCAGACTGCAG GAGTTACTGCAGGAATGTGAGAAGCCAAAAGAG GACTTTATCAATGGGCTGCTTTATCGGATGAAGGGCCTACGCAAAATGTCAGGGCCCCTGAAGAAATAA